In Parasteatoda tepidariorum isolate YZ-2023 chromosome 2, CAS_Ptep_4.0, whole genome shotgun sequence, one DNA window encodes the following:
- the LOC107456661 gene encoding apolipoprotein D, which produces MKYLSIVLLVLAKLVSSLRPLKVDMCEHPPLMKDFDYRKMGGRWYEFARLPNPFQYLMPQRCNTQYMTVTDGGLNFNTSMIEESTGFEINFNGGLFPYPEAPYHMKFTIEMVGLEDWVDIVDAKYDEYVILYHCKPIGAFRFAFGWILTREKELSEEKKERLLKKVKSYNLGPRLEYESQKKCYD; this is translated from the exons ATGAAGTATCTTAGTATCGTATTATTGGTTTTAGCCAAACTTGTTTCATCTCTTAGGCCGCTAAAGGTTGATATGTGCGAGCATCCACCGCTAATGAAAGATTTTGATTACAGAAAA atGGGTGGTAGATGGTATGAGTTTGCAAGACTCCCTAACCCCTTCCAGTACCTCATGCCTCAAAGATGTAACACTCAGTACATGACAGTAACAGATGGAGGTTTGAATTTCAACACATCTATGATAGAAGAGAG tactGGATTCGAGATCAATTTCAATGGCGGTCTATTTCCATATCCTGAAGCGCCATATCATATGAAATTTACCATTGAAATGG ttggATTGGAAGATTGGGTGGATATTGTTGATGCTAAATATGATGAATACGTTATTTTGTATCATTGCAAACCGATTGGAGCATTCAGATTTG cTTTTGGGTGGATTTTGACAAGGGAAAAAGAACTTAGCGAGGAAAAGAAAGAGAGGTTGCTGAAAAAGGTCAAGAGTTATAATCTAGGACCAAGACTAGAATATGAAAGTCAAAAGAAATGCTATGATTGA